In Dehalococcoidia bacterium, the following are encoded in one genomic region:
- a CDS encoding NYN domain-containing protein — MANTARVAVFIDGANFYNRLRQCRWPTRIDVGEFGARLAGARDFVGAWYYNVSPPAERPADQIRGQEAYYARIREHGLVTFRLGFLQRRRVDAKVLYEEKGVDVALVVDMLTGAFEDRYDTAVLVSSDGDFKPAGRPLRRYAKHVEYLYFGGSQRSSALLQACNVARKCRRSWLIEFSE, encoded by the coding sequence TTCTATAATCGTCTCCGCCAGTGCCGCTGGCCGACAAGGATCGACGTTGGCGAGTTCGGTGCCCGGCTCGCGGGAGCGCGCGATTTCGTCGGTGCGTGGTATTACAACGTATCACCTCCAGCCGAGCGCCCGGCAGACCAGATCCGCGGGCAGGAGGCGTACTACGCGCGGATACGCGAGCACGGGCTAGTGACATTCAGATTGGGTTTCCTGCAGCGCCGACGGGTCGACGCGAAGGTGTTATACGAAGAGAAAGGTGTCGACGTGGCTCTGGTCGTCGACATGTTGACTGGCGCGTTCGAGGATCGCTACGACACCGCGGTCCTCGTCTCGTCGGACGGCGACTTCAAGCCCGCAGGGAGGCCGTTGCGACGGTACGCCAAACACGTGGAGTACTTGTACTTTGGCGGATCCCAGCGCTCGTCGGCACTGCTTCAGGCATGCAATGTCGCGAGAAAGTGTCGTCGGTCGTGGCTGATTGAATTCAGCGAATAG